The following proteins are co-located in the Shouchella hunanensis genome:
- a CDS encoding ABC transporter ATP-binding protein translates to MRDVLLETKGLTKHFDVSEGFLKRDKKLLRAVDGVDLTIYSGETLGIVGESGCGKSTLGNVLMRLLEPTSGSLLFEGTDFSSLKGESLRKKRADIQMIFQDPFSSLNPRMTVKDVIAEPLKTHKVESGKTIVEQVYELMDVVGLDRSYAKRYPHEFSGGQRQRIGIARAIALKPKLIICDEPVSALDVSIQAQILNLMARLQKEFNLTFLFIAHGLPAVKHISDRIAVMYLGKVVELTTKQALFERPMHPYTKGLISAVPVPDPKERDKRERIVLEGDMPSPVNPPSGCRFHTRCANAQEKCAIEEPAFLEREPGHFVACHYPLH, encoded by the coding sequence ATGAGGGACGTATTATTAGAAACGAAAGGCTTAACTAAACACTTTGATGTAAGTGAAGGTTTTTTAAAACGAGATAAGAAGCTACTTCGTGCAGTTGATGGCGTTGATCTTACAATTTATTCTGGAGAAACACTTGGAATTGTAGGTGAATCTGGTTGCGGTAAATCTACACTTGGAAATGTATTAATGCGCTTGCTTGAACCAACAAGCGGAAGTCTTCTGTTTGAAGGTACTGATTTCTCATCCTTAAAGGGAGAGTCGTTACGAAAAAAGCGCGCTGATATTCAAATGATCTTCCAAGATCCATTTTCCTCCTTAAACCCACGGATGACGGTTAAAGATGTCATTGCGGAACCGCTAAAGACTCATAAAGTCGAATCAGGAAAAACCATAGTTGAGCAAGTGTATGAATTGATGGATGTTGTTGGGCTTGATCGTTCCTATGCAAAACGCTATCCTCATGAATTTAGTGGCGGTCAGCGTCAGCGTATTGGCATTGCTCGGGCTATTGCTCTGAAACCAAAACTCATTATTTGCGATGAACCGGTTTCTGCTTTAGATGTTTCCATTCAGGCACAAATTTTAAATTTAATGGCGCGTTTACAAAAAGAATTTAACCTCACTTTCCTATTTATTGCACATGGTTTGCCTGCAGTTAAACATATTAGTGACCGAATCGCTGTGATGTATTTAGGTAAAGTCGTAGAACTTACTACAAAACAAGCACTATTTGAACGTCCAATGCACCCTTATACAAAGGGATTAATTAGCGCCGTACCTGTTCCTGATCCAAAAGAAAGGGACAAACGAGAGCGCATTGTTCTTGAAGGCGATATGCCAAGCCCTGTTAATCCCCCATCTGGCTGCCGTTTTCATACACGCTGTGCAAATGCGCAGGAAAAATGTGCGATTGAGGAACCTGCTTTTCTTGAAAGAGAACCAGGTCACTTTGTAGCATGTCATTATCCACTACATTAA
- a CDS encoding M20 family metallopeptidase, with protein sequence MKIASTEEMLNMLEKLVNIDSGSYHKDGVDRVGQQLIDAYQTIGFHADIHEQHTYGNHIVLMHHEATEPDILVVAHMDTVFLEGTAAERPFHIVGERAYGPGVIDMKASHVTTFSALQALLNANKEAAKNVVVLLTSDEEIGAPSARKLIEAQGAGKKAVLVMEPARKDGSLVTSRRGGGRYTLKVTGKAAHSGIEPEKGRSAIEELAHKTIKLHQLSNHEEGISVNVGISKGGTSINTVADYAEGKVDIRITTQDQAAPLAKAIENICAQPDVPDTSIELEGEITRPPMERNEQTIALYEIIKDVASSLNIDLTETSTGGGSDASFTSALGIPTIDGMGPIGGNQHNDEEYLEIGSLVERTKLLALTIERLSS encoded by the coding sequence ATGAAGATCGCGTCAACAGAAGAGATGTTAAACATGCTAGAAAAGCTCGTTAACATTGATAGCGGATCTTATCATAAAGATGGCGTTGACCGAGTTGGACAACAATTAATCGACGCTTATCAAACAATCGGTTTTCATGCAGACATACATGAACAACACACATACGGCAATCATATTGTTCTTATGCATCACGAAGCAACAGAGCCAGACATCCTAGTTGTTGCGCATATGGATACCGTCTTTTTAGAGGGCACAGCGGCAGAACGACCATTTCACATTGTTGGTGAGCGCGCTTATGGACCAGGTGTCATAGACATGAAAGCAAGTCATGTCACAACGTTCTCTGCGTTACAAGCACTTCTAAATGCTAATAAGGAAGCCGCTAAAAACGTTGTTGTATTGCTAACGAGTGATGAAGAAATCGGCGCACCATCAGCGCGGAAGCTGATTGAGGCACAAGGTGCAGGCAAGAAAGCCGTGCTTGTGATGGAACCAGCTAGAAAAGACGGTTCCCTCGTCACGTCACGTCGTGGTGGCGGTAGATATACCTTGAAAGTCACAGGAAAAGCGGCTCATTCAGGTATTGAACCAGAAAAAGGACGGAGCGCGATTGAAGAACTTGCGCATAAGACGATTAAGCTACATCAGTTATCTAACCACGAAGAAGGCATTAGCGTAAATGTGGGGATTAGTAAAGGCGGTACATCAATCAATACTGTCGCTGATTATGCCGAAGGGAAAGTTGATATTCGCATTACCACTCAAGACCAAGCAGCACCTTTAGCAAAAGCTATAGAGAACATATGCGCTCAGCCTGATGTTCCTGATACGTCAATAGAACTTGAAGGCGAGATTACCCGCCCGCCAATGGAGCGAAACGAGCAAACCATTGCTCTATATGAAATCATTAAAGACGTTGCTTCATCATTAAATATTGATTTAACAGAAACAAGTACGGGGGGCGGATCGGATGCTTCTTTCACTTCTGCACTCGGTATCCCAACAATTGATGGAATGGGACCAATTGGCGGAAATCAGCACAATGACGAGGAGTATTTAGAGATTGGTTCACTCGTAGAACGAACAAAGTTGCTTGCATTAACGATTGAAAGGTTAAGCAGTTAA
- a CDS encoding T7SS effector LXG polymorphic toxin — protein sequence MGIDQRVLAASELTTFLQDLSTKSDGIQTPLYSVKASANRLSQHSSSLGGHGGESIRRYFQESYPPYVNLYRNLITAYKRVIDETISGLSDFGFDNSEHIDQRYLDDEFETEMKQNKQLTDEYESDINAVVSSYSDLVSLTNADFSDINSGIDDLITEKNDTIEKLANFDEKFHSRLQSLHEDLLLLRSYMETLRDKVGSGGISITNYESGTIKKEEVYGEVTSKVTQYRVDNFFHGSATFSGFMGDVYDAGQVVKVGAYGLTGLAFSSKYYGNSSFRAPVGGVFTQKVVDGSKAAARTVASGADKFNRKIVSPVKDFLTSDKVRGTATTAVKTVGRVFRGAEIIGAFSHFSEISNPRNANNSTYENSFRAFAGSTFHAGTVIGGSIGGAKLGAAIGTIICPGIGTVVGGAVGGLIGGIAGGIVNDQFNEKVKDGAQKIGKALENGVNATIENVQNFGETVSNGFNNVKDSVTSLFSWGS from the coding sequence ATGGGTATCGATCAGCGGGTACTTGCCGCCTCTGAACTAACAACCTTTTTACAAGACCTTTCCACCAAATCTGATGGCATTCAAACCCCCTTATATAGTGTAAAAGCTAGTGCTAATCGGTTATCTCAGCACTCTTCCTCACTTGGTGGGCACGGGGGTGAAAGCATCCGCCGTTATTTTCAAGAAAGCTATCCCCCTTACGTTAACTTATATCGTAATCTCATTACCGCCTACAAACGGGTGATCGATGAAACCATTAGCGGCTTAAGCGACTTCGGTTTTGATAATAGCGAGCACATCGATCAACGATACTTAGACGACGAGTTCGAGACGGAAATGAAACAAAATAAACAACTCACGGACGAGTATGAATCTGATATAAACGCAGTTGTCAGCAGTTATTCAGATTTGGTCTCTTTAACGAACGCAGACTTCTCTGACATCAACTCTGGGATAGACGATCTTATTACGGAGAAAAACGACACAATCGAAAAGCTCGCAAACTTTGATGAAAAATTCCATTCTCGTTTGCAATCCCTTCACGAAGACTTGCTACTGCTCCGCTCTTACATGGAAACGTTAAGAGACAAGGTGGGTAGTGGTGGAATCTCCATTACGAACTATGAATCTGGCACAATCAAAAAGGAAGAAGTGTACGGTGAAGTTACTTCGAAGGTCACTCAATACCGTGTGGATAATTTCTTTCACGGAAGTGCCACATTTTCAGGGTTTATGGGCGATGTTTATGACGCTGGACAAGTCGTAAAAGTTGGAGCTTATGGTCTAACAGGACTTGCCTTTAGCTCCAAGTACTACGGCAACTCTAGTTTTAGAGCACCAGTTGGTGGAGTTTTCACTCAAAAAGTAGTAGACGGTTCCAAAGCAGCAGCAAGAACTGTCGCATCAGGTGCTGATAAATTTAATAGAAAAATTGTGTCGCCTGTAAAAGACTTTTTAACAAGCGACAAAGTGCGTGGGACTGCAACAACTGCTGTTAAAACGGTTGGACGTGTCTTTAGAGGTGCTGAAATCATAGGAGCTTTTTCTCACTTTAGTGAAATCTCAAATCCACGCAATGCAAATAATTCTACTTACGAAAACTCTTTTCGAGCTTTTGCAGGTTCGACATTTCATGCAGGAACTGTAATTGGCGGCAGTATTGGTGGAGCTAAGTTAGGAGCAGCCATTGGAACAATTATCTGTCCTGGAATTGGCACTGTAGTTGGAGGTGCTGTTGGTGGGCTTATAGGAGGAATCGCGGGAGGCATTGTAAACGATCAATTTAACGAAAAAGTGAAAGATGGTGCTCAAAAAATTGGTAAAGCATTAGAGAACGGTGTCAATGCGACTATAGAAAACGTCCAAAATTTTGGGGAAACTGTGAGTAATGGGTTTAATAATGTTAAAGATAGTGTCACCTCCCTTTTTAGCTGGGGAAGTTAG
- a CDS encoding DUF5344 family protein, producing MSQITYNSDEAIAFIEAIKTSAESVTIESIPQANSDNKLATAELALQILEEMEQLNKEFAALVAKQVDDTVANVESMIATDRALGQSIRGGN from the coding sequence ATGAGTCAAATTACGTACAATTCAGATGAAGCCATTGCCTTTATCGAAGCTATTAAAACAAGCGCTGAGAGCGTAACAATTGAAAGCATTCCCCAGGCAAACAGCGATAATAAATTAGCTACAGCAGAACTAGCGCTACAAATTTTAGAAGAGATGGAACAGCTCAACAAAGAATTTGCTGCCCTTGTTGCTAAACAGGTAGACGATACAGTAGCAAATGTTGAATCAATGATTGCAACAGATAGAGCCCTAGGGCAAAGCATTCGAGGTGGAAACTAA
- a CDS encoding YwqH-like family protein has translation MSERSVLENEISFLRNQVNTYSDEITRLKKCKQKFSDLVGELEGAKQTYLQPELSKPYWSGQTAHRFEEKRQTNVVDKIDSTCIAQVEKMVQSVDSAIQAKQGAIDLNEMLLSSKLSALRTLD, from the coding sequence ATGAGTGAGCGGAGCGTCTTGGAAAATGAGATATCCTTTTTACGCAATCAAGTCAATACTTATTCAGATGAGATAACCCGGTTAAAGAAGTGTAAGCAAAAATTTTCCGATTTGGTGGGTGAGTTGGAGGGCGCAAAACAAACGTATTTGCAACCGGAGCTTTCTAAGCCTTATTGGAGTGGGCAAACAGCACATCGTTTTGAAGAGAAACGACAAACAAACGTTGTCGATAAAATCGATTCCACTTGTATCGCTCAAGTAGAAAAGATGGTTCAATCAGTTGATTCTGCGATACAAGCAAAACAAGGGGCGATTGATTTAAACGAAATGCTTCTCTCATCTAAGCTTAGTGCTTTACGAACGCTAGATTAG